From Strongyloides ratti genome assembly S_ratti_ED321, scaffold srae_chrx_scaffold0000002:
CAAATTACAATGATATTTACactaatattttgataaaaattgtattaaacTTGTTGTAGATATGTTaaaaagtgataaaaaaagtatcttGAATTTTATATTGGTAAACCTTGAGAAATCAAGTTAGAATATAAAttgacaaatatttttaattaatatattattaataaaaatttttaaatttcaaggtattactttatatataacactaataataataaaaatttttttttatcatttttatataaagctTTTAATGAtgacttttaaatataaattattatactaCGAGATTGAtctttcataaattttattataattatcattatgtctacatttttattacaaatatataaatattaatttttagtgTCTATAATAGTGGAATGAATAATGAAACCTGTACTTTCTAATGCAACAggtaaaaaaagttaatttttttttaaaattttatttaataagttatatttttttttataaaaaatttaaattttaataaaaaagatataatttaataaatatgctaatatttaaaaaaaatattactattattttttagttagTCAATTAGCTACAATTATTGACTCTTCCACAACACCAGATACTATATCACAAAATAAAGTTAAGAAAACTGTCAATTTATTAATGGATGCTTATCAAAGAGATGAAAAATCTGAGGAAGATCTTATttatgaattatttaaattaccaTCAAAAAATGAAGCAAGTATTGGTAAATTAATATCTGTTTTAAAAGGATATGGTTTAAGAGAAGACGATCCAAGATTATGTCCAATGatggaaaatattataaaaattgaagtagaaaaagaagaaaaatgtATGGAAATGAAAGATCCAAAAACATGGAGAATGTCTGAGGCTGATTTTAGATTATGTATAAGACCATGTATTGATATTATAAGTCAAACtcttcaaaataatttaattattccATCATGGAATACATTTGTTGGAAAAATTCGTGAAATATATGAATTATGTAAAGAAATTAAAGATGGAAAGATAGCTGATTATATTCCACAAATAGCTAAATTTGAACCTGATATGTGGGGTGTATCAATATGTACAGTTGATGGGCAAAGAGTATCTTTTGGTAATTGTAAAACAGCATTCTGTATACAATCTGTTTCAAAAGCATTTAATTATGCTATTGCTGCATCTGATTTAGGAGCAGATTATGTTCATAAATATGTTGGTCAAGAACCATCTGGtagattatttaatgaaatttgtcttgatcaaaataataaaccaCACAACCCAATGGTCAATTCTGGTGCTATTGTCGTAacatcattaataaaaagttcaTTAAATATGGCTGAAAGATATGATTatgtaagaaaaattttaataatttattttgtttttatttcattaaattttttctttacttattttttttttctagatgCTTAATAGATATAGAAAGATATCTGGTGGAGAGTATGTTGGTTTTAACAATGCAACATTCTTGTCAGAACGTGCCACAGCTGATAGAAACTTTGCTATTGCATATTATATGAAAGAAATGGGCTGTTTCCCACCTGAAACGAAATGTTTAACAGAAGCACTTGACTTTTATTTTCAGTTATGCTCTTTAGAAGCAACAACAGAAAGTGCAGCTGTTATGGCAGCAACATTAGCTAATGGTGGTGTTTGCCCTATTACCAAAGAAAAATGTATTGAAAATAGACCATGTAGAGatgttttatcattaatgTATTCATGTGGAATGTATGATTATAGTGGACAATTTAGTTTTCATGTTGGATTACCAGCAAAATCAGGTGTATCAGGTATAATGATTGTTGTTATACCAAATCTAATGGGTATTGCTTTATGGAGTCCACCACTTGATGCAATGGGAAATAGTTGTCGAGGTGTTGCATTTTGTAAAGAATTAATAAACCgttttaattttcataattatGATAGTTTAGCTCATTCTGAAAAAGCAAAGATTGATCCACGTAAAGGATTAAGTGATGTAAAAACTGATCAAATTGTAACACTATTATTTGCTTCAAAATCTGGTGATTTAAATACAATTAGAaggtataaataaatttatttatataaatattttttttatagattatTTATGTTAGGTGTTGATATGGATTCATATGATTATGATAAAAGAACAGCTTTACATATAGCAGCTGCAGAAGGTCATACAGATTTAGTTAGATTTTTAATACGTGTTGCTAAAGTTGATTTTAGTCCAAAAGATCGATGGAATAGAACACCTCTTGATGATGCTATACAATTTAACAATACAGGTTGTATAAATGTACTTAAAGAAGCAATTACAAAAGGTGGTGATATTTCAGCATCAGCACAAAGTAGTTCAACAGAAGAATCAGATATAGAAGAACCATCATACTCTTTTTCACGGAGAAAAGCAAGATTTTCTATTTCaaaaagttttcttttaaatacatCAGATATTgagtaattataaaaaagtaattttttttttatttcttaaaatttgtataataaaatgttccACATCATTACTCAACATGTTcttaatcttttaattttaacaaaatatgaGGTAGATTATATATTAGTATAAAGATATCATTATTCATtcatataaaatgaatattttatgttatttttactttttattttcttataacTAAAAGAtgaatgatataaaatattcttatttaataatattattttctattatcttttccttattttatatttttatttatggaaggttagttaaaatttttaaatatagttaaatatttttagatatttatatattttatataataatgttgcTAGTATTGACAgttatttaacaaaagaaataaatattttcatggatttagaaaaagaagcatatataaatataacatttattaaaaataatgttaacaATGTTATTGGTAATAGAATTAAAAGACAAAATTATTGTGAATGTTATTTACATAATACATGTTTACCTGGACCAGAAGGTGTTAGAGGAAATGATGGTGAACCAGGAAGACCAGGTATAAAAGGATTACCAGGTGTACAAGGATTACCAGGAAAAATTcctaatgaatttttaatacaatatgAAGGATGTATTGTATGTTCAATGGGTCCAAAAGGAGTTGAAGGTCCACCAGGTATAGGTGGAAGAAAAGGTTTACCAGGCATATTAGGAAAAAAAGGTGAAAAAGGAAAAGATGGATTAAATGGGATTCGTGGTGAAAAAGGAAAAGATGGAATTCCAGGAATTCCTGGTACAAATGGGTTGAAAGGATTTCCTGGTAAAAATggtattaaaagtataaaaggTTTACCGGGAATGAAAGGACGATATGGTAAAGATGGAATATCAGGaataaaaggaaaaaaaggAATCAATGGAAAGAGGGGAATTGAAGGTATTACAGGAGATCCAGGAAAACAAGGTATAAAAGGAGAATCAGGTATTCCAGGTTTATCAGGAAATAAAGGAAGTATTGGTGCACCAGGTATAGATGGTGGCTATTGTCCATGTAAAACAAAatcatcatatttttaaaccataaaataaaatttaaatttataaattatttaacagaaaaatgtattatttttccCTCCCACTATGattcattatataatatcattttacaaataaaatttttataatctctggatttttactttttattacatttatattatttagaaaacgattaataaatctttatttcatgttaaaacaaaattaaaaagatttattaaaaagtactataataatttaaataacgtaattataattatatttaaatatatattaattatttataatccCAACTTTTCAAACATTTAAAAgtgtttattaatataaaactttatttttcaatatttctGTCATCAACCATTTCTATTTCTTGTCTTTaccaaataaaataaagacacatcttcttttaaaataaaataattaaaaaaaagaagaaaaagttTTAGAAAACGTATTTCAATATGtatatctaaattttttttt
This genomic window contains:
- a CDS encoding No extended memory; the encoded protein is MKPVLSNATVSQLATIIDSSTTPDTISQNKVKKTVNLLMDAYQRDEKSEEDLIYELFKLPSKNEASIGKLISVLKGYGLREDDPRLCPMMENIIKIEVEKEEKCMEMKDPKTWRMSEADFRLCIRPCIDIISQTLQNNLIIPSWNTFVGKIREIYELCKEIKDGKIADYIPQIAKFEPDMWGVSICTVDGQRVSFGNCKTAFCIQSVSKAFNYAIAASDLGADYVHKYVGQEPSGRLFNEICLDQNNKPHNPMVNSGAIVVTSLIKSSLNMAERYDYMLNRYRKISGGEYVGFNNATFLSERATADRNFAIAYYMKEMGCFPPETKCLTEALDFYFQLCSLEATTESAAVMAATLANGGVCPITKEKCIENRPCRDVLSLMYSCGMYDYSGQFSFHVGLPAKSGVSGIMIVVIPNLMGIALWSPPLDAMGNSCRGVAFCKELINRFNFHNYDSLAHSEKAKIDPRKGLSDVKTDQIVTLLFASKSGDLNTIRRLFMLGVDMDSYDYDKRTALHIAAAEGHTDLVRFLIRVAKVDFSPKDRWNRTPLDDAIQFNNTGCINVLKEAITKGGDISASAQSSSTEESDIEEPSYSFSRRKARFSISKSFLLNTSDIE
- a CDS encoding Collagen triple helix repeat-containing protein, with translation MNDIKYSYLIILFSIIFSLFYIFIYGRYLYILYNNVASIDSYLTKEINIFMDLEKEAYINITFIKNNVNNVIGNRIKRQNYCECYLHNTCLPGPEGVRGNDGEPGRPGIKGLPGVQGLPGKIPNEFLIQYEGCIVCSMGPKGVEGPPGIGGRKGLPGILGKKGEKGKDGLNGIRGEKGKDGIPGIPGTNGLKGFPGKNGIKSIKGLPGMKGRYGKDGISGIKGKKGINGKRGIEGITGDPGKQGIKGESGIPGLSGNKGSIGAPGIDGGYCPCKTKSSYF